The genomic window TATTGACCAGTACGGTGCCACTGCGGCGGCTGATAAAGCGGTTAACCCCTTGCAGAAAGCCATTGATCACGCGCTTTTTGACAGGCCCCCAATACAGATCGGCCAGCCCCTCAAAATCGGTGTGATAGGCAGAAATAAAGCCGCAGCCGTGACGCCGCGCCATCCACAGCCCCAGCATGCCAAAAGGCCCGGGGGTGACGCTGACGATGATATTGGGGCGCAGCTCGGCCAACTGGCGGTTAACCCGCCACAGGTTGGGCACCACCAGCCGCTGGGTGGCATCCCCGGGTAGCGGGACAGAAAGAATATCCACCCGCCCACGGGGCTTGGGCTGAAGGGTTTCCACAACGGCCACCTGCTGGTGTAAATGAGCCAGCAAGTCATGGTAGTAGGCGCCCGTACCATTACGCTCGGCCAGTGAGTCCGAGAAAATTGCAACGCGTAGCTGTCCAGCCGCCAGCCGGGGCGCTTCGGGGGAATACTCGGCAGTCTCGTTCACGGCGTTATCCGGATTCGATGAGGAAGAGCTATCAGCTGATAGTAGAGAGGCAAGAGGCGTTGCTCAAGCGGTGATTGAGGTAACACCAGGGCATCGCCGCTATTGGCACGCGGGCGATGGGGTCGCTTCGGCAGCGCAAGCAGATGGGTTTCCAGCCTCTCGCTCACTTCAACCTCCAACGACTCCAGGGCTGCGGGAATCACCTCACCGGGGGCAGCGCCCAGGTCGGCCATATCCACCACGGCTGCCCGCCCGGTTGGCCAGCGGGTCAGCGTCTCGGTCATATAATCCAGGGTATCCGCGAACTGGTCGGCAAACAGCTGCTGAAACGCGACAGCGTTCACGGCGCTGCCAAACAGCACACGGGCGCTGTCAATGGAGCTGATCTGAGAGTTCAGGGCCGCCAGCGGCTCGCGCACGCAGATAATAAAGCGCCCGTCTGGGCACAACCCATAAAGCCCCTCAAGCCAGCTACCGAAGGCGGCATTCTTGGACAGCAGACGACGCTGGCCACCGTCCACATACATATGGCGCTGCAGGCAGCTGTAATAGAATGCCAGCAGCCGCTGACGCCGCTCTCGCGGCATCTGCCGATCCAGATGGCCAAGCTGCTGCAGGCCGACAGCAGCAGGAAACGCTAGCAGCATGATAAAGCAGCCGGCCACCGGCAGCAGCGCCAGGTAATCTTCCTCGGCGGCTTCCAGCCCCACTTCGTG from Halomonas sp. CH40 includes these protein-coding regions:
- a CDS encoding sulfotransferase, producing the protein MKHLRTLAEGLGRYLGWWLGALVRWRDPLAPMTFRRAVVLLLGMPLFLLVQLIHAACLLLDELLFPGYRKVVIKQPLFVTGIPRSGTTFLHRTLAVDHERYTTLTTWEALLAPSIVQRKIIHALAWLDQRLGGLGQRGVNALTRRLAGGLDDIHEVGLEAAEEDYLALLPVAGCFIMLLAFPAAVGLQQLGHLDRQMPRERRQRLLAFYYSCLQRHMYVDGGQRRLLSKNAAFGSWLEGLYGLCPDGRFIICVREPLAALNSQISSIDSARVLFGSAVNAVAFQQLFADQFADTLDYMTETLTRWPTGRAAVVDMADLGAAPGEVIPAALESLEVEVSERLETHLLALPKRPHRPRANSGDALVLPQSPLEQRLLPLYYQLIALPHRIRITP